ATCCTGCTGGTCTTGTAAGGAATATCCCTTCTGCTGCAATTCCTCATCCAAAGGTTCGATTTTTATGTGCCCTAGTTTTGATTCTTGTGTTTTTGGGTGTGTTCTATCAAATTAGTTGTGGTTTACTTGTTATCCATaagttaatttagggttcatgaTTATCACGAGGACAATTTGTATGACGGGGGTTTCAAATGGGTATCCGAATATTTATAACTATGGTCTTACAAGATGGGGAAatgtttgtgattgattgtgGGTGGGAGCATCTGTGTTGAATTGATTGTTATTGCTGTCCCTGGATCCGTTAGCTGCAACACTATGAGATGGGTAGGTCAAATAGAGGTATAAGGTAAAGCTAGCCTTAGGCATCAGTTTCTTTGTAGCCAAAACTGAAAGAGGTGGACTTGCTTAACTTGAGCTAGAAGTGTTGGAACCAAGACCTATTGAATACTGGGTAGAAAGCATTGCTGATATTCTGTCTATGGAAAACATTATAACATTGAATACTAATACGTTAGTTTTCAAAGTGGCTTACACCATGAAGTGCCAAGTTATCGCCTTGCTTACACCATGAATTGTCTCTTAGTTGAGCTCTTGATTATTGACACTGCATGTTGGACACTTATATAAGTAAATGACACTTTGGGTTTTGTATTATTATTGGTATACGGGGTATGCCTCACCCAATTCTGCGTGAGTAGAACTTTAAGTTGTCTCCTTGATTCCTTCTTCCTAAATCatcaagtgacaaggatgatAAGATCTTTTATGCCCACTCCTTTAGCTCATTTGGACGTTGTTTCCTTCTTGCTAAATCatcaagtgacaaggatgatTAGATCTTATATGCCAACTCCTTTAGCTCATTTGGAGGTTGTTTCTTTCTTGCTCAATCATCAATCATCAAGTAACAAGGATGATTAGATCTTATATGCCAACTCCTTTAGCTCATTTGGAGGCCTCTTGTGCGGTCTATCTAGGATAGATCATGAATATCCAATATCCAAGACTGTGCCATTCTCCCACCATTTTCTTTACATTACAGGTTGCATTTTAATCGACAGCTCgactttatatattttttttatctgcTCTCATGGAGATTAGCAGTAATGCAGTTTTTTATTTATGACCTACTTGAGGTGCACCTACCATATCCTTTGATACTCGGGCGAGGAATATCGTTGATAGGATTTATCTAGTTCTTATTTTGTGTAGGAGTTTCAAGATATCTTTGAAATATCCTCCTATTTTACGTCTATAAATTTGGTATGACGTATAACACTAAAACCGGGATGAACTAGAAGATAATTCGTGATACGCTTACCCCCTTACACGATCTTGTAAACTGTGATTCTTCGGCTGTATAATGATGCGGACGTCTGGCAGCCATCAATTGAGTGTTTCCTGCTTGTACCCGACGAGAAATTAGCTTTGATGTGATGGAAGATCATGAATAACACGATTCTAAAGTTTATACTCAAAATTATCTATATGTATCAGTTTTGCTTCATGCTTTACACTATGTTTATTTCAGACAATCAGTACATGCACGTTATAGAGTGAAATTTTTTATTTGCTGTTTTCTTTTGGCTAGAAATTTGTCACGTACTTCCATGTTCCCTAACACTTATTTGCTCGTGGATTGTTGTAGACTGCTTCATTTCCTTCAAAGTCACCTGATTATGACGGCTTGAAGAGGTAATTGTTTTGCTTTCTATATAATCTCATTCTATTGTATGATTCTTGGAAACTAATATTTCATATTATGTTCTCTACAGGGATAAAAATAGAGATGATAAATGTGTTACTATTAATGATCGGAAAGTAAGTATGCATGATCTtatttaatttgattgatttactACATTAATGGGGTTACGTTCTCCAttcttgtttgaatttcagattcTCGTCCCTGTCTCAGCCTTATGAGGTGATTTTCTTTGTATAGTAGTTTGGTCTTGTTACGGTATGAACAGAAAATATAGGATAGTTATATGGAAAATCTCTTAGCTCTCTGTTGCTTGTAACAAGTCATAATTAGTTCTATGTTATGCATTTTTGAGATAAAATAGTAACCAAAGAATATGTAGTTTAGCTTATCAAGATAAGATTTTGACCTACGTGCTTGTATACTGACGTTGCTGCGTTGTATATATGGAACCACAGCCCAAAACATTGGTTAATGGGTGCTGATTATATACGTTCATGTTCTGGTTATACCATATACATCTTTTGACAAAAATTAGTAGACCGTTTATGACTGTCTTTTCAACTTGGATCAAGAGACCCTTCCCTTTTCTTAGTGCCACATGTAAAGTGCAGGAGTTTGGGAGCAAACCCTAAATGCAGATAATATTTATGTCAGGTTAAGGCTCCTGGTCCCTGTTTACCAACCTTCAACACCCCGTAAATTGTGTAAAGTGTCAAGCAACTATTACTGTTTTGGTCATTATACTCGTTTTGTTCTTGAGTTCGTGTTACTCAAAAGATGCATCATATGAACGTAGAAAGTATAGCTGTTTGCTATTCATAACTCTTATTTTCCCTGTTGTGATTTTGTTGAATGAAGGTTCGGGTTGTAAATACATATCTTGTGGTCTTCTATATTCTTCTTTTTTGTAAACCTGATTGCTTGTTTTCTGTTCATTATGAAACAGTTTCTCATTCATTATCTCCCAATGttcattttttcttgttttctggaAACTTGATTTTGCATAAGCATTGGGAGTTTTGGTTTTCGGATTTAAATATGTATGTATCTAGGAAGATTGGTTTGATGACCTGTGTGCAAATGTCATAGGGGCACTTCAGTGACGAGTTTATAAATATCGAGTCAGCAAGCTGGTTTGAAAcgaaaatagtatattcatcatAAGGGTTGAGATGTAAAATTTTCGAGTATTGAAACTTTATTTGTGTGAATTGGTTTATAATTTTGTAATGCAAATGTAGCACCTACCACATGAAATAATCACCTATCTCTATAATTTGTAGATTCGGTTAGCCGATGGTGCTTCTCTCTACGCACTTTGTAGGTCATGGGTGCACAATGGATTTCCTCAAGAAAGTCAGGTATTCACTTGCATCATCTCCTTTGCTCACATCATGTTTTATGTTTTGCCATTTAAGCTTTTATTTACGGTCTTACTCTTGGAACTTGTATAAAACTTCCATACAAATTTGGTAATTCTGTTCCTTTACTGTTCGGATCTGATACCGTGTAGAAACCACATGAGTTATAATTAGCAATTCTACAATCTAAGTAGCTATTTATACGGTTACATACTAAGCAAAAGTTTACAACCCGGAATAACTCTATTTTATAGTTGTATAAGCGGGGTTCTTTATTATCTCCTTCATCCGAATCTTTTGTCCTCGATCTTCCTTTTAGTCATTTGTGTCCCTTCCCGATGTATATCTCGGCTAGGCAACATCAAGAAACTCTTGGTGTTCAGTATCCACACTAGGTGTGATAAGTTTCGATATGATATAAATTCCGTCAATAGTGCTGGCAGAGTGCAATTTTGTACGTTATTAGGTGTACAAAATGCATTTTTGTACGCGTATGGAAACAACTGCCGTAGTATAACCTACTTGATGAGGCCTTGCATCTTGCAGCCGAACATGAGTTGAAGAAGAACTCTTTTTCTGTTGTCATTTAAAAATATTGCAATCAACTCAAGTAATGATACACTTGTTGCTTTATTGAAAGTACTGATACTGACAAGaaattgatttgagatttttgtGACCTTTTCTCTGTCCATTTTCCTGACTTTTATGAATGTTTGTATTGGCAGACACAAATCATTGGTGGGATAAAGCCACTTCCACGACCCAAGCCTTCGGCACCAGGAAACACCAATGTGCGtaaaaggaaggaaaatttcggtgaagatgaggaagaagtaGAGGTTTGTTCCTCACATCTATAAGTGCTTGATATGCTTTTACATatgttattgttttttttttaattggtcAATCTGAAAACTAGAAGGAAAAGTTACTAGCAGATGTCAAACTCATGAGCCCTATTTGATTCTTTTATAATGACTTTTGGAGGTGACAAACAAGGTTCTGGAAACGCTCTTCTCCATGTATACAATGTTGCCTCTTCAATGTTGTGAAGCTATAAGTATTATTTAACGTGTTTGTAGTTCTAGAAGATTTTAGCTGTACTTCGTTTAGCAAAGATATTTGTATAGTTTTAAAGCTGAAACCGGACACTCATGATCACACACCAGTCTACCTTCAGCTTCTCCTTAAATTTTAGGATGTAATATGAAATTTAACCATGTGATATGTTTTGTGTGGTGGAGGAAATAAAACGTGTTAACATTTACATCTTCTCAGGATGAAGCCGCTGTGCAGCATTTGTCTTCCCATGACTTGTTACAGAAACACATAAAGCGTGCTAAAAGGGTTCGTGCACGGTGAGTTTGTTGATATACTATCCTTAGTTTCTCCAGTCTTTTAAGATTCAGAATTTGTTTAGGTGGCAATATCTTAAGCAGCTGCTTTATTTACCGCACACTTCAACGATTTTTCTGGTTTTAAGAGAATTCTTGCTTGTTATGGTCCAGATTAAGAGAAGAACGAAAAGAACGGATTGAGCGTTATAAAGACAGACTTGTTCATCTCCTTCCTTCACCGGTTGAGGAGTTTAGACATGATACAGCCCCTGGAGGCTAATACCAAATTTGTTTTATCATCCGCACCGCACATCCAGCTTGTAGATATGTTAACCACGGAAGATTAGATCAAGCCCAAGAATCTCTGTTATCATCCTCGTGAGTGTCTAGCTTCTAGATATGTTTACGCATGTCAAAATCCCTGAAGATTTAGATCAAGTCGAAGACGTTGCTACCCAAACCCAAGTTTTCTTGAAATTCACAGGTTTGTCGGGGGATCCAATGTAAACATATCACACACATGTTAGTATATCTTCATTGGAATACTTGTACTCGTAGATCCTTTGTAGGAGTAAAAAAGTTGTTGTCTAGTTCATCTGAATTACATAATGTCCATGAATTTATGCAGCTGTTGCTTGTTTAAACCTTGTGTAGCTTTTGTTTTCTTGCCGCATTTTATAACTAGGGGTGCACTTACTATTTGTTTAACATGAGTGATGGTCTTACGAGTAGTATAAATAACAAAGTTCTTTGTTTCCAAATCTATTTTGTATGATTTTTAaatcctagcatttttaggggtgaccctgaaagaattaggggaatTTTTTTTATTCCCAACGACGGGCTGGTCTTCTGGGATGTCCTAATGCCTCGGAAAGTACCTAAATACCCTTacacaatcggtagttaaataTCGTTTATAGCACCGGATTATTACTTTGTTCCTCTCAAATTAAATTCGGGCCGTGGCTAAGTTTGTCTATACAAAGAGTGGTTGAGATTTCactttggaattcaaagagcGGTCCAGATTTCTTTTACCACACTAGTCGAGCGACTCACAATTTAAAATGGGGTATGTGCTTTGAAGCCGTGCACGTGTTTAAAAATTGAGAAACGCTTTACTCCGAGGAGAGACTGCCCAAAAACAATATCAATACAGCAATGCTACGTCACTAACCAATTGTATACAAACCAACTACACCGCCTTTCTTCATTAAGAAATCACAGATTCAATTACAATGTTATTACCATGGATAAACAGTGGAAGTAATTAAAATCCCTATGTTGAACTGCTTTCTTTTTGGGTCACCTAACAAGGAAATTTTCACCTAGAATTGGACCATGAATTCGTTTTATGAAGATTCACTTTGTTAAATTTCTGATGTCGGTGTTGATAAAAATATGAATTGACCTAACCTCTCTAATCATTTGCAGAAAGGACGAGTCCGTCAACAGATAAGATGCAGTCGTGAATCCCTTGCCAATCACAAAGCGAAGTTCCAGGTACCATAGGTTACACTATATATGAATCATCATCATGTTCATATCCGCCGTAAAACGCCGGTTAATTTCTAATCTCTATTTCAGAGGCGTAGTGCTGGTAGTCCACACCCTACAATCGACAAATCCCATTGTTTTTGGACTAAATCCCATTGTTGGTAGCACCAAATACGTTCAACGCATACAATACAGAATGTTACCCAAATTGGATAATTGCACGACGGTGTAAACATACCAGCCTACCGCGACACCGAATGTCGAATGAATATATTTATTGGCACATCTTATTACAACATCACCGATAATTAGGATGGCTTATGCAATGATCATAAACAAATCTCATGGTCAATCTGGTATATCGGGATTGATTCGAGGAGTCCCGCGTTCAGCCACAAACAACATTATGTCGAACTACCCAAGTGAACCACTTGCTTCCGAGGAACAACAACAGACATGTGACAACAAATGCGGTGTATCCGTAAGTTTTCAATAGGATACAAATCATCATATTGCAGGTTCGGTTTAAGCATGTAAcccgttataggggcggcataGTTTATTAGAAgggcggcattctaataggacaaaaagggtcattacatgatcattcaaggtgtcccttatcaaaaaaaatggaaatgacaaattaaccctcataatcgataacctagtttagtgatgataatcaagtttaatgttaatgattaatttcacttatattaactcaaaatcaaaacaaaatcagattttagagtttaaaaaaaaatttggagaTGGTAGAGAAGATTTAACCCAaggtgaaggtcaatctcaatcaattgaagaaattaaccaacaaagtgaaagcccaatgcctgaaaatgaccaggtatacttctaaattagtcccaactagctttttgttgctcaaatacgtaaaaaaaatcaatttcttacattttcagagctaattacggttggcattTTGCTCGTAACCAACCATAATTCATAGTTATGGTTCGTAAAAGAtaaactaccaaccgtaactggttaaatttggggaaaacccaattgtaaaaccagttacggttggtaactaaatgctcgataccaaccgtaactgagttacggtttgtAAATAAAAATGGTTACTAACCGTaattgaagaaaattctcagatataagaacatacggttggtaattgaactattaccaaccgtaacaacatcaaattctccagttacggttcgtaatagagttaaaatcaaccgtaactcacataaatctagaaatttcaatttcaattttcacctaaaaccctaatttctgatagaaattaaacttaaatcgaacaaaataaactaaaccctaactgggtttcttacaacatacctcatataagtcattatacttgattaattttcgaatcgctgattaatggaagacgatgaaattttgagttttaatggaggttacggttgatgagaggagaagagaagaaaaaagaaaacagattttcaatttaaatttgatttaggttaaaacatGGAGAAGGTAATCTAGACAATTTACAAAGCATAGAGTTGTTATTTGTTGTTCCATTATTTATATGCCTTATGTATTATGGTTAAATTACAATAAATCACCAAATCACAAGTTAGTTTTATATTATGTCGAAGAAAACTTAATTTGTCTATTTGAAGGAAGAACACAATCTCTCCTAGGACCATATCCTCACATCTGGAGCAAATGATTAACTTCTTTACATTGTCCATTCCCGTGCCATTACGGCACGGGTTGAGCGCTAGTCGGTAAATAATAAACATCCTTAGACTACCGATTGTAAAACTAGAAAAATTtgaagtttcatttttttttttgcaatttcgaATTTGGGGTATCTATTATAATCGGTAGAAATGAACATAGATAAACTACCTGTTAGAGTTGAGAAACTTAAAATTTCATGCATTTTTAAGaaattgaatttggggctactaccaaaATCGTTAGATAAAGAGATGGTCAAGATCCAACGGAttatgaaaatggagaaattcaAATCCCattgatttttgaaaattttgaatttggggcaactaTCACAATCTGTAGATAATGAGCATAACTTATCTACCGATCGTATCAGTTATGTACCGATTatcaaaaaatagaaaaattcaAAATCCCATTCGTtcatgaaaattttgaatttggggaaactatcacaatcggtagataatgaacataacTTATCTACGGATTGTACAATCGgcagataataaacatcacttatctaccgattatgaaaataaaaaagatCAACTTTTTTTGTACTAAAAGAGAAGCACAATCGGTAGATTATGAAGATcgcttatctaccgattgtacaatcggcagataatgaacatcacttatctaccgattatgaaaatagagaaattcaaaatcccattggtttttgaaaattttgaattttgggaaactatcacaatcggtagataatgaacataatTTATCTACctattgtacaatcggtagacaAATAAACAtcacttatctaccgattatgaaaatAGACAAATTCAAAatcccattggtttttgaaaattttgaatttgaggCAACTATCACAATTAGTAGATAATGAACATAATTTATCTACctattgtacaatcggtagacaATAAACAtcacttatctaccgattatgaaaatagagaaattcaaaatctcgttggtttttgaaaattttgaatttggggaaactatcacaatcggtagataatgaacataatttatctaccgattagacaatcggcagataataaacatcacttaTCTACCAAttatgaaaatagagaaattcaaaatcccattggtttttgaaaattttgaatttggggcaactaTCACAATCTGTAGATAATGAACATaacttatctaccgattgtacaatcagtagataataaacatcagtTATCTACGGATTAtggaaatagagaaattcaaaatcctATTggcttttgaaaattttgaattttgggcaACTATCACAATCAGTAGATAATGAACATAACTTATCTCCCGGTTGAACAATCGGcagataataagcatcacttatCTACCGagtatgaaaataaaaaaaattcaacttttttGTACTAAAAGAGaagcacaatcggtagataatgaagaTCGCTTATCACCGATTGTactaatcggtagataaagtattacattatctaccgattctgggatGTTAATGGCGTTGAATGTACTCAATCATCTCTCTAATCGTTATTGAACCTTCAACATGATATTCTTCATGATGTTTCTCACCTTCTTTTTCATACCCATTCATGATTTAAGAAAAATGGTTtcacttcctttttcttcttttttctttttttccttttcttctactttaaaatcataaaactaaaaaactATAATCATTTTCCTCCGTATATAATTTTCTTCCGATTCAAAACATTGACGCCCGATTGTAATGTTGACTACCGATTATTAGGGGTAATTTGGCCATTATAGAAAATGGGCGATAATGGATGACTTCGTTTTAGGTATtgatgaccctattttgtcttattagtcaCCTCCAATTCTTCTgaggtcgcccctaaaaatgccaggttttAAATTTTAATGTCATTTGCATTAGTTTCTTTTTCACGTTCTTACACTGCCATGGAATGACGCTTTCCGTTTCGCTTTGGTATTCGTCTTGTTTCTTCCTTGAATGTGATATTTCCTTCTCTGATGCATTATATTCCGATACCTTGAGTGAGCGTAActagcctttttttttttgaagcatgaatttgTGACTAGCTGTTTATGGAAAGATTTAAGAATATAAGAACATGAAATCTCCTTTTGAAAATTTAAATTTACCGTTGCAATCTCATTTCTCTTTCGAAAATTCGATgaatttttacattttcagaaaatATCCCCTTACTACCGGAGACATGGTTATTTTTGTTCTCAGAAGTAGAAAAATACTGGAAAAAAAGTAGTACTTTTTATTATTatgaaaaaattgatgaaatgagtaATATTGATCGATAATTCGATATAATTTGCAATAATATcattaaaaattatatttttgGTATCACCACCGCTCTAACAGCTGAGACGTGGTCCTTGCAGATAGCATCAAGAAAGGCAACACAGTGGAATTGTCTTCGGCAAATTTATTGAGATTCCTAAAATCTAACTTGGAACCACCTTGGTGTATAGCATCAACGAATCGTGAAATCAAATAGAGAATGCACCAAATTCCATAGTGTACTATCCAACATAATTACAAGGAAAGAAACTAGGTAGCAGATGTCTGGGCAAATTTTACGGCAGATGTCAGACAGGAAACTTCTCAACGGCATTTTGAGATCACACAATCCCTTTCTTTATTAACCAAACTGTAAGAAACGACTCATTGGGTATGTCATATCCTCATGcttcagaaaaagaaaataaaactaagaAGGTGACAAGCTATGATCCTAGTTACCACATGCAAACACTACATTTCAAGTGTTTTTGAAATTATCAAACTAACTAAGTGGCAGAACGCTATAAAGTTTATTATAGGAACGTACCACtaggcgagtctttatactttaagacttcattaTTCTCACTACACTTTGTGGCAAATGACCATATATATCCCGCATAATTTACACTTGATGGATAAGCATTACCATATCAAATACATGTGTATTTATCAGAGAGCCAATTTATAATCGGATTATGTAGGCCAAGTTTTCTCTTTGTTAACAAGATTGCTCCGCACGTGCATATGTGCGTGCGATGGAAATGAAGCCCATCAGTATTTTATGTGTTAATGTATCACAGGGACTAGTGGGATTCACCGCTTGTTATCtgtttatattaaaaataatcAAATTGTTAATATACCTTCACTTTTATGTGCAACACACTACTCATAATGTCATGACATAAGGGCAGGTTAGGAAATTAGAATTTTAACAGCTTTTCTATGCATGTGCCTTTCCCTTGTGCTTGTGTCTAAATATCTTTTACTTGTTCATGGGACCCCCTCATTGTGATCAACACTATTTTAGCGACTATCTTCTACTGTTTTCTATTTTGCACTTTTACCATTTTAGCC
This portion of the Papaver somniferum cultivar HN1 chromosome 11, ASM357369v1, whole genome shotgun sequence genome encodes:
- the LOC113320085 gene encoding uncharacterized protein LOC113320085; translated protein: MASSSDPRNPPPTNPSKTLTPPTLPSPLPTATTPFNPSPAAFRPQPHPVMATRPSNPQFHPSQQVIVGPVMTSGGAYIPRNIRPPPQQFVSGGGGFQSHPILHPFPHNNQLRGYAFDTRQHHIHMMRPPSLQHPHLGSRPNPAGLVRNIPSAAIPHPKTASFPSKSPDYDGLKRDKNRDDKCVTINDRKIRLADGASLYALCRSWVHNGFPQESQTQIIGGIKPLPRPKPSAPGNTNVRKRKENFGEDEEEVEDEAAVQHLSSHDLLQKHIKRAKRVRARLREERKERIERYKDRLVHLLPSPVEEFRHDTAPGG